In candidate division WOR-3 bacterium, the DNA window ATCCATAAACCCCATAAACCTTATATTCATAATCTTTAAAAGGAAAAACATTATCAAAAAATACTTCATTTTCATTAATATCTAAATCACCGGGAATTTAAAATGTATATTCAGTCCCACTAATAATCTCTTTTCTTTTTATTAAAAATTTATCCTCACATTTAGAATTATCCATAAAACTTACCTTTACATTGTTCCATGGATAAGAAGTTTCAAGTGTTAAATTTGAAGGGTCAGGAATTCTTGGAGAAACACTTACTGTATTTGAATAATCAGAATAAATATCTCCTTTTTTACATCTCACCCTGAATTGATAATCATGATATCCACCGATTATTGTATCTCTTTCTCTATTTGGAGGAAGTAAAATAGATTGCCAGTTACTGTTATCAATCTTATATTCGAGAATATAATTATCTTCATATTGTGAATTATCATTCCAGGAAAGGATTATTTTTACTACACAGGTATCAGTGTATACAATCTGGGCTGTAAGATTAGTTGGGGGGAAAAGTAGAAGCGTTATTTGTCCTTCGTAGGGTTTAAAATTATCTTTACTTACAGTGATATAAAATTTTCCTGGAGAAGCAGAAGTGGAGATAGAAAAAATTGCATCTCCATTTATATCTGTTAAATTAACTATCTGAAACTCGTTTTCTTTATAAATACAAACTTTTGCCTCTTTAACAGGATTATTATTACTTCTTACATTCACTGTAAAAGTTTGTCCAGGCAGAATACTTTGAGGATGCAAAACTTGAAAAAATTGAGGATTATTAGTCCACACTCTTAATGATGGATCGCCGAGAAAGACATACGCAGCTGCATGCATAAAACCGTTTCTAAGACCTTGTTCATCATAATTAGAAATTATATAAAATTTAGCACTATTTATAGCAGACCCTATTATCTTATTATTAAAATTATAGATTGTTTCGAAAATTTTTCTATCAAATGCTTTATTAACTTCCGTATTTGTCTCTCTTGTTGCACCTAATGCTGCTACACTTCCTCCACCTTGATAAAGTGTCCATGCTTCAACCATGCACTCTAACGGTTCTTGGATTGAACCATTTAAACAGGTAACATTTAAAACAATAGAAAGAAAATTATAATTGGAAAAGCTTTTCACATCGTTTGTAGTAAATTCACAAAAACCACTAGAATTGATATATTGCAATTTTGCCCATTTATCTTCGCTTCCATGTCCTCTATAATTAACCAATCCCACACCTGAATTTATTTCTGTTTTTATTTTATTAATTATGTCAAAAGTTGGATCCACTCCGTAAGCGGTAGTATAGGGAATATTATGGGGTCGGAGATAGTCTTTACATATATTTATTTTCTTTTTCGTATATAAGCTATCCATTTGTGGTTTACCTTCAATTCCTGCGACAAGAAACACTTTCTTTGCATTCCAATTTAAAGGGGTATATCTTTCATATATAAAATGTTTATTTATCATTATACTTAATTGATTTATATTGGACACATTAAATCTACCTAAATACACATCTGGAAAATTATCATTACCTGAAAGCAAACAATAATAATAATCTGAATATACATCTGGATTCCCATAAATATCAGGATATTTAAAAATTGGTAGCTCAGGGTTATTTTTAGCCCCATCTCCAATTAAAAGAACATATGATAAATTACCTAAGGTATTATAAACATATTTGATATATTCTTTTATATCATGCGTATCTGGGTTTTGTGGATTTGTTATTTCGGAAAGTTTAGTTAAAATGACATTATATCCTAATTTTTTCTTCCATAAAACAAAATCTGAAAGAGTGAAATAATACTCATCTGCAGTTATTATAAGATAACCTGGTGGCTCAACTGTTTGTAAAGGTGAAAAAGCCTCATAATTTAAAATTAAACTTTTATAAAAAGGAACATCTTCATAATTAACTTTTGAAGGTAAAGAAGGTAACGAATTTCGCGTATCTATTCCAGAAAACTGGATATTGACCCTAAATTTTTTATAAATGATTAATTCTTTATTAACAGGATTATAAGAAAAAGGACTAATTGAAATATTCACTATTCTGAAATCTTTTAAAATACCAGGATTCCCAACTCTTATTCTTTCTTGAGGATAAAATACATTTTTTGTATAAATTTCATCCTTTATAAAAGGGAAAATGGAATCACCTACTATTCCAATTTGTGAAGGGAAAATCAAAAGGTTATTTAAAAATGTATCTTTTATTACTTCAAATTCTGTATAAATTCCTGATTGAGGAGGAATAGCAATAGTTCTATTTATTAAAGGTAAAAGTGGTTTACCTACCTCATCTGTATACCCATCCTCCTTTAAAACCCTAATCAATTGATATACCTCATTATTAACAAAAGTATCTTTTATGAAAATTCCAGGTATCTCTACTTCTAAAATAAGTTCACTAAGATTTGAAGATAATATATTTATCTTCAAAGATTCTGGTGTGAGATTCCCATTTAAAGGAAAATATTCAGAGTGAAGGTAGAAACACCAAAAAGATAAAAAGAATATCAATTTTATATTTTTAAAAATTTTTCTCATAATACCTCCTCCTTTTTATTTTATTAAAATTATTTTTTTAAAAATTTTATCTTTGTTTTTTGTTTTTAAATAAATATAATAATTTCCGGCAGGAAAACGATCCGGTATCCAGTATAGTCTATAATAATTTGAAAAACCTTTCAAATTCTTATACAAATTTCTCACCTTCCTTCCACTTATATCAAAAATAGAGATGTCAAAAATTTCTTCTTTAACTCCTGCTAATGACAACATGTTAACATTTTTATTTGTGATAATAGATGGAAAAATATAAAATTCTAACTTCGATTTTAAAGGTATATCATTCAACTCAATGAATCTAACATATACCTGTCTTTTTTTAGTTATTGTATCCTTAACAATATAAGTAAACCATACTCTTTCTCTAAAATGGTCATAAACAAATTGATTGCCCGCCATCGATAAAAAACAATTTCCAATTTCAAATTTATATGGTCCATTCCATTTATTATCAAAAAATTGGAGATAAATATTATTGTTTCTTTTTTCCTTTTTGTACGGAGAATAAACTACCCATATCCTGTTTTCTTTATCAGTGAAAAGATAAGGAGGTATAGTCGATGAAGAACTATCTTCTTCCCATATTTTTGTTAAATAGAGATTTGTTAAATTTAAAAAATTTAATGTATATATTCGCAATTTTTTGGGATGTCTAACGGGATATGATAAATCCTTTATTCCATCATAATAAGAAATTACATATTCAGTTTTTGTTTGAATAATATTTGAAATTCCAAGATATAGTGTCTCAGGAGGTATAAAAACATCTCGCGCAAAAACATAAGCATCTCCCCATCTATCATTTTCAAATCTTCTCAATGAAAGTGCACAAGTATCGTAATCTCTCTCCCTTGCATAAAGTATATTTTCATATAATATCCACATTCGACCTTCTTTGTCACAGAACAAAGCATGTGTTCCACAAGCTATTTCTTTCATTAAACGGGTAACAAGAAGAGGAGTTGACCACTTTTCTCCATCATAATAAGCTGTAAATATTGGATAACTTCCATACCAATCTGTTGTCCAGGCAACCCATATATTCCCTTTTAAATCAGGTGCAACCTTATGCCAAAAATCGCAGGATGGAAAATCAGGAACATAAATAAGCTCACTTAAACCATTTTCATCAATATATCTGCCAAAAATATCTCTTGCATCACCACCCCAAAACCATATCTTATTATACTTATCAACAATAGGACCATCCCAGTCATATACTTCCGTATATTCGGGGAAGAAATTTATTGGTTCTGACCATTTTTCGTTTTCAAAATAGTTACAAAAAATATACTCATTTCCTTGTGTTCCCCAACATTCCCAAAATACCCATACTTTACCAATTGAATCAATACAAATCCCGCTGTGTGCCCCATAAGCTGTATCAGGAGTAATTTTAAAAGGAGGAGAAATTGTTATAGAAAAAAAATATAAAATTGATAAATTACCTATCATATATTTAATTATACAAGATTAAAAAAAAAAAAAAAGTCAAGAGTTTGTAGAATACCATAAAAATATTGAAATTTTCTGTCTCAATAAGATTAAAAGGAGTGCCTTCTACAAAGTGAATTTTTGCTACAATAAAATTATAGAATATGGGAATAAATGTTGAAAAAATTAAAAAAAGAATATAACCAGAGAATTAATTTAACGCTGCCTTAATTCCTCCACAAGCCATGGTGGACGGTCAGGTGCCCTTTTCCCGTATAAGGGAAAAGAAAGATATACGACAATGAACCACTTCACTATACACCCAATTTTTCCTTTCATATTTCACCTCCTTATTTTAAAAAATTTTTTAACTTCCTTATTTTTACCTTTTAAAAAAATAAAATAAACACCATCTGAAGAAATATTTAATGGTAAAAAATGCTCACCCTTTTCTAAATAACCTTTATATAGATCTAATACTTTCCTCCCTGTTATATCAAAAATTTTTAAATAGATGTTTTGTCTCTCAGGCAAAGAAAGATAAGCATAAATGTTCCCTTCTTTATAATATGGATAAAATTTATAAATATATGTTGTTTCAGGTAAAATCGTATCTGCTTTATAACAATAAATATATCCATGATGGGCAGCAAAAAATAATTTTTATAAATAACAGGATATCCCCCGGCTGGATATGGAGACCTTGCATCAGGAAGCAAAACTGTATCAAATACCTCTCCATTTAAAGTTTTAAAACCATATATGTAATCACAATTTGCTACCCAACCTGTATTTTTAATAGTAAAAACAGGACCTACTGCTCCACCACCATTTGTATCTTTTGGT includes these proteins:
- a CDS encoding C25 family cysteine peptidase, with the translated sequence MRKIFKNIKLIFFLSFWCFYLHSEYFPLNGNLTPESLKINILSSNLSELILEVEIPGIFIKDTFVNNEVYQLIRVLKEDGYTDEVGKPLLPLINRTIAIPPQSGIYTEFEVIKDTFLNNLLIFPSQIGIVGDSIFPFIKDEIYTKNVFYPQERIRVGNPGILKDFRIVNISISPFSYNPVNKELIIYKKFRVNIQFSGIDTRNSLPSLPSKVNYEDVPFYKSLILNYEAFSPLQTVEPPGYLIITADEYYFTLSDFVLWKKKLGYNVILTKLSEITNPQNPDTHDIKEYIKYVYNTLGNLSYVLLIGDGAKNNPELPIFKYPDIYGNPDVYSDYYYCLLSGNDNFPDVYLGRFNVSNINQLSIMINKHFIYERYTPLNWNAKKVFLVAGIEGKPQMDSLYTKKKINICKDYLRPHNIPYTTAYGVDPTFDIINKIKTEINSGVGLVNYRGHGSEDKWAKLQYINSSGFCEFTTNDVKSFSNYNFLSIVLNVTCLNGSIQEPLECMVEAWTLYQGGGSVAALGATRETNTEVNKAFDRKIFETIYNFNNKIIGSAINSAKFYIISNYDEQGLRNGFMHAAAYVFLGDPSLRVWTNNPQFFQVLHPQSILPGQTFTVNVRSNNNPVKEAKVCIYKENEFQIVNLTDINGDAIFSISTSASPGKFYITVSKDNFKPYEGQITLLLFPPTNLTAQIVYTDTCVVKIILSWNDNSQYEDNYILEYKIDNSNWQSILLPPNRERDTIIGGYHDYQFRVRCKKGDIYSDYSNTVSVSPRIPDPSNLTLETSYPWNNVKVSFMDNSKCEDKFLIKRKEIISGTEYTF